The Paenibacillus sp. G2S3 region TCCTTCTTCAGTTCTACTGTAAATACTTGTCCACCCAAGTATTTAGTATGTGTACCCAGCACTGGATAACCCGGCACCGTCATGATCGTAATATCACCTGGATTAATGAAGCAAGAAGGCAACATCGCCAGCGCAGGCTTAGATCCGATTGAGTGAACTACCTCTGTAACAGGATCAATGCCTTCAACACGGAATACTTCCCGCAAATATTCAGCAGCAGCTGTCTTAAACTCAGCAATTCCATTGTCCGCATAACCACGGTTTTCTTCCTTCGCTGCTTCTTCAGCAAGCTTAGCCACGATACCTGCATCAGCCATTTCATCTGGTTCGCCTACGCCCATGTCGATCAATTCAATATCAGGAAAATCCTGTTTCGCGGATGCTTTGGCACGTTTGATTTTCTCGAATTTATAAATCGAGGTATCTTTACCGTAGTTCGCACCGCCGATGCGGTCTGCAAAATTAGTCTGAATGAAGCTGTCTTGGTATTGTTCAATACTCATACTGTCATCTCATCTCCTGGCTATCTACTCTAATTTAGAAGAAACGGCTTCGCCGTCCCTTGGATGGCTTATGTTTCTAGAGATCCGTTTCTGTGATAAAAAATAAGGATAAAGAATAAGGCATAACCTTCTCTTTATCCTTATGTTATTAAATATGATGGAAAGCAGAGTTCAATACCATAGACTAATTATCACTTCATTTGTACTTATCTGCTGCGCAATGTGAACAGAACTTCTTCCATGTCTTCCGGAATAGGTCTGCTGAATTCTTTATATTCACCTGTTGTAGGATGAATAAATCCAAGCACCGCCGCATGTAACGCTTGTCCATTCATAGTTGTTCCTTTGCTGCGTCCATAAATCGGATCGCCCACAAGCGGATGACCAATGAATTTCATATGCACTCTAATCTGATGCGTGCGCCCAGTCTCTAGCTGCAGCTCCAGCAGTGTACAATTGCCGAACCGCTCCATCACCGTAAAATGGGTCACAGATTTCTTGCTGTTCTTTTCCGTTACAGTGTATAGCTTGCGATCATGTGGATCTCTACCGATCGGAGCGTCAACCGTTCCTTTGTCATGCGACAAATTACCGTGTACAACTGCTATATAGCGGCGCGTTACACTGTGCTCCTTAAGCTGTGCTGCGAGTGATGCGTGACTAGCATCATTTTTAGCCACCATAATAAGACCAGAGGTATCCTTATCAATACGATGTACAATACCTGGACGAATCTCACCGTTAATACCGGACAGATCCTTGCAATGATACATCAGTGCATTCACTAAAGTGCCTGACGGATGCCCAGCTGCTGGGTGCACAACCATACCACGTGGCTTATTAATCACAATGACATCGCTGTCCTCATAGACAACATCAAGAGGGATATTCTCCGGAATCAAATCCGTCACTTCTGCTTCAGGAACGACAATGGAAACTACATCGCCTTCTGAGAGCTTATAATTAGCTTTCACGGTTGCCCCATTAACCGTAACATGGCCACCACTGATCCACAGCTGTACCTGAGAACGAGAAATATCCTCTTCCCAAGATTCCGTGATATATTTATCGATTCGCTCCCGCGCGTTCTCCGCCGAAACGGTCCACTCCGTGACGTCCCTCTCTTCTTCGCTCGTAGATGCCGCTTGTTGATTGACGTCTTTGTTCAAATCATTCATTCCCTTCTTTTACTTCCTTTGCTTCTTTTACTTCTTTGATTTCCGTGATTTCTTCACCATTCTTAAGATCGCGGAAGGAGTCCAATAGAATCAACCCAACCCCAATGACGATACACGAATCCGCAACGTTAAAAATCGGGAAGCTATAGCTTCCAAAATTAAACAGAAGGAAATCAACAACCTCACCACTAATCATCCGGTCGAGGAAGTTACCTATCGCTCCACCCAGAACAAGTCCAAGGGCAACAGACAGCATCTTCCGCGAATGTCTAGTTTTGTTCAAGTACCAAACGATACCTGCAACCACTACAACCGTAACTAAAAAGAAGAACCATTGCTGACCTTGTAGAATCCCAAAAGCAGCCCCGCGATTACGATGTGAGGTAATTAGGAAGAAATTCCCGATAACCGGAATCTGATCCCCAATCTCCAGACGTGTGGCAATGAGATATTTCGTTCCCTGATCCACCAAAAATACAATAAGAGCAATCAAATAGTACACCACAGAAGTTGTCACTCCGTTCTTATTTTTCCCGCTAAATGCGGTACGAATACTGTTATAAGACTTGTATATTGTAGCACAGCCCTTAGAAGATCGTCTATTGCGTGACATCTCTCCAGTGCTTAATCTTGGGGACTATTTTCCATCGCTAAAATAACGCCTCTCAGGTCAACCTAACAAAGAACCATCCGGTGCAAATCGGTGAGTCGGAAGGATTCTCAAAAAAGTACAGAAAGGAGCTTACTCATCATGACGCACCTGACAGTACAGCAGCTCTCAGAGCTACGCGCCCGATTAGAAAAAGATCGTGATACTATTCAGCACAGGCTTCAGAATAATGAACATTACGGCTTACAGGAATCCATGCGGGATGGCACCGGAGAACTTTCCGAGAATGATAACCATCCTGGGGATGCAGCCACAGATTTGTATAATCGCTCCATGGATATTTCATTGCTAGAGCGGGACGAGCATGAGCTGGATGACATTGATGCTGCTCTCACCGCTATGGATGAAGGCACCTATGGGATATGTAAGGCTAGCGGTAAGCCGATTCCTTTTGAGCGTCTGTCTGCTATTCCCTCCACGCTTTATTGTAAAGAGCACGCTCCACGTCAAAATGCACCTTTTACTCGGCCAATTGAAGAAGAATTTTTGTCTCCTCCATTTGGGCGTACGAGTCTCGATGAGCGAGAGGATCAAAACGGCTTTGACGGTGAGGATGCCTGGCAGATTGTAGAAAGCTGGGGCACCTCGAATACTCCCGCCATGGCGGAAGGCAACAATATTGACTCTTATAATGATATGGAGATTGAAGCCGATGAGCTTGAAGGCTGCGTAGAGCCTTGGGAGAACTTTATCGCCACTGATATTACGGGCAACAATGTAGTTGTAGTACCGGGACGTAGCTACGAGCGTTATAAGGATAGTGGCGAGGGAAGTTACATGCTTGATCCGCTCGAAGGCGAGGAGTAAAAGCATTGTCCCCCACAAGAAAAATGAACAGCGTGCGGTTCCAGTTTCATTGTGGAATGGCCCGCTGTTTTTTTTGTTTTTTCAGCTCTACTTCATTTTGTTAAGAAAATGTTCAGATTTAGCTGTTAAACTGATCTAATGGATGATGAAACCGACATACAAGGAGTGTACCGTAATGAATCACGACTATTTTAAAAATGTACAGCAGCTCAGTCATGAAGATGACCGACGATATTTATTATTAATGAGAGGCTTACGCATCATACACGAGGAAAAAAAGCAGCGCAGCCCTCTCCAAAGATTAAAGAAGGAACGGTACGGACTCGGGAGAAACATAGAAGCCCAAGGCTGGGTAAATCCACCAAAGAAAATTGACCGAACCCCACTCTCTCCTACAAACCAAGTAAAGACAGCTACGCCTTAAAAAGCTATTTGAATTCCAGCTGACGTTGAACAATTCGTACAATATCCGCAATATAATCTCCGATAATCGGTAGATTCAATGCTCCAAGTACCTGAAGAACATAGATGATCGTTGCCGCAAAAAAAGTAAAGCCTAGCGCGATCCCTACTCCACGAGCCGCTCCATATAAAATATTTTTCCAAATTAGAGTCCAAGGTGAATATAACAGCTCCGTATACTGATAAATTCGTGATTTCTCTAAGATATGGGCCCATTCAAAGGTTAATCGATACATTGTATTCATTTTTTCTTCCAGTGGAATGTCTTCTGGATTGCGATGATCTGCTGTCAAACGTTCAGGGTTCGCTTCAGGAATGATCTGCTTCTCCGCTCCCTTGTCCGGGTCATTCTTGTTGCCGGATGTCTTTATGGAGATTCTGCTCTTCTGATCCTCCACAGCCGCAGCTCCTCTCATACGTCCTACACTCGTCACAAAGTAAACGAGCCCGGTCAAAGAGAATGAATCTCTTTGAGCACGAGGCTCGTTATTTTTGCGGACGAAATATAAAGACTATATTTCCCGCATAAACAGAAGTTCTCTGTTTACACTTGTGCCGCTAGTATATGCTGTTTTGGGACAGGTAATGCAGATTTACGCTCCGATATGGATACCGATGGATTTACCACCGACATCTACCGTTTCAAAAGCGTGCTCTCCGCCAAAATCAACCGTAGTCACAAGTACATTGTCGCGTAGTACATTCTCAAACGCTGTAACCGCTGTTTTAAGCTCATCATCTACATTCAGCGTGAGTGCGATCCGTTTTTCGATCGGTAGATCCAGACGTTTACGGTAATCTTGAACCGCACGAATGATCTCACGAACCCAGCCTTCTTGCTCAAGCTCAGGTGTGATTTCGGTATTGAGCGCAACCGTAATTCCATAACCGGAAGCTGCAGCGAAGCCTGCTTTGGCTTGTTTTTCTACGAGCAGCTCTTCGGAAGTGATTACCAGCTCTTCTCCCTCTGGTGTCGCAATCGTGATTGAGCCATCTTGCACCGCTTTGCGGGTAGAGTCACTGTCCAAAGCTTTCAGGAAGCCTTGCAGGAAGCCGACGTTTTTACCGTATTTTTTACCGGCAACTTTAAGATTCAGCTTGAGTGTGAAGTCAACAAATCCACTGTCGCTATTCTCTAGCACGATGTTCTTGATGTTGATCTCGTCTTTGATGATCTCTTCGTACTCAGCCAAATGGAAGTCACGGTTCATCGAAACGATCAGCTCGGACAGCGGTTGACGATTCTTAATGCCTGTTTCGTTACGAACGTTACGCGCCAGCTCAAC contains the following coding sequences:
- a CDS encoding DUF5665 domain-containing protein, giving the protein MPLEEKMNTMYRLTFEWAHILEKSRIYQYTELLYSPWTLIWKNILYGAARGVGIALGFTFFAATIIYVLQVLGALNLPIIGDYIADIVRIVQRQLEFK
- a CDS encoding RluA family pseudouridine synthase, whose protein sequence is MNDLNKDVNQQAASTSEEERDVTEWTVSAENARERIDKYITESWEEDISRSQVQLWISGGHVTVNGATVKANYKLSEGDVVSIVVPEAEVTDLIPENIPLDVVYEDSDVIVINKPRGMVVHPAAGHPSGTLVNALMYHCKDLSGINGEIRPGIVHRIDKDTSGLIMVAKNDASHASLAAQLKEHSVTRRYIAVVHGNLSHDKGTVDAPIGRDPHDRKLYTVTEKNSKKSVTHFTVMERFGNCTLLELQLETGRTHQIRVHMKFIGHPLVGDPIYGRSKGTTMNGQALHAAVLGFIHPTTGEYKEFSRPIPEDMEEVLFTLRSR
- the lspA gene encoding signal peptidase II, whose amino-acid sequence is MVYYLIALIVFLVDQGTKYLIATRLEIGDQIPVIGNFFLITSHRNRGAAFGILQGQQWFFFLVTVVVVAGIVWYLNKTRHSRKMLSVALGLVLGGAIGNFLDRMISGEVVDFLLFNFGSYSFPIFNVADSCIVIGVGLILLDSFRDLKNGEEITEIKEVKEAKEVKEGNE
- a CDS encoding TraR/DksA C4-type zinc finger protein, with the translated sequence MTHLTVQQLSELRARLEKDRDTIQHRLQNNEHYGLQESMRDGTGELSENDNHPGDAATDLYNRSMDISLLERDEHELDDIDAALTAMDEGTYGICKASGKPIPFERLSAIPSTLYCKEHAPRQNAPFTRPIEEEFLSPPFGRTSLDEREDQNGFDGEDAWQIVESWGTSNTPAMAEGNNIDSYNDMEIEADELEGCVEPWENFIATDITGNNVVVVPGRSYERYKDSGEGSYMLDPLEGEE